One genomic window of Moorella glycerini includes the following:
- a CDS encoding Uma2 family endonuclease, translating into MAAVEVARRRFTVEEFYQMARAGILGENDRVELIDGEIIEMVPIGTRHAACVRRMDRIFSTKIGNNALVDTQNPLRLDQNSEPQPDLMLLKPRDDYYASFHPRPEDVLLLVEVADTSVAYDREVKVNLYAKGGVNEVWLVNLQAQQVTAYRLPSPSGYREIKEYGRGDHISLLAFPGLNIPVQDIIPGD; encoded by the coding sequence ATGGCGGCAGTCGAGGTTGCCCGTCGGCGTTTTACCGTTGAGGAGTTTTACCAGATGGCCCGGGCAGGCATATTAGGAGAAAATGACCGGGTAGAGCTGATTGATGGGGAGATTATAGAGATGGTGCCAATAGGGACCCGGCACGCCGCGTGTGTGAGACGGATGGATCGCATCTTTAGCACCAAAATAGGCAATAATGCCCTGGTAGACACCCAGAACCCTTTACGCTTGGACCAAAACTCGGAACCCCAGCCTGACTTGATGTTGCTCAAGCCGCGCGATGATTATTATGCTTCTTTCCACCCCCGGCCGGAGGACGTGCTATTGTTAGTCGAAGTGGCTGACACTTCGGTGGCCTATGACCGCGAAGTAAAGGTAAACCTGTATGCGAAGGGCGGGGTAAATGAAGTATGGCTGGTTAACCTCCAGGCGCAGCAGGTGACTGCCTATCGCCTGCCTTCGCCGTCCGGGTATAGAGAGATTAAAGAATACGGGCGCGGCGATCATATTTCGCTGCTGGCTTTCCCGGGACTAAACATTCCAGTACAGGATATAATACCGGGAGATTAG
- a CDS encoding flagellar export chaperone FlgN, translating to MSEIETVARQLLEAYDQEVELMQMWQQNLKHQQQVIQASAWDELNNLIAEAATWRERLTRVRQATRQLEKLLVIVSGCEGLEWERVELLPLATRRELAGASRQVRALWEECRHLQEANIKNMQQAIATTRAELEQVQTARQMARAYRRENKTTVSRCLDRRL from the coding sequence ATGAGCGAAATAGAAACAGTGGCCAGGCAGCTTTTAGAGGCGTATGACCAGGAAGTAGAACTGATGCAGATGTGGCAGCAAAACTTAAAACACCAACAGCAGGTCATTCAAGCCAGTGCCTGGGATGAGTTAAATAATCTCATTGCAGAAGCCGCTACCTGGAGGGAAAGGTTGACCCGGGTGCGGCAGGCTACCCGGCAGCTTGAAAAGCTCCTGGTAATAGTTTCGGGGTGTGAAGGTCTGGAGTGGGAAAGGGTTGAGCTCCTGCCGCTGGCAACCCGCCGGGAACTGGCCGGGGCCTCCCGGCAGGTGCGAGCTTTATGGGAGGAATGCCGGCATCTGCAAGAAGCTAATATAAAAAATATGCAACAAGCTATAGCAACAACCAGGGCTGAGCTGGAGCAAGTACAAACAGCCCGGCAAATGGCCCGGGCCTACCGGCGGGAAAATAAAACCACGGTATCCCGGTGCCTGGACCGGCGGCTATAA
- the fliD gene encoding flagellar filament capping protein FliD, with product MTGSLYISGLASGLDTDTLIKQLMDIERIPLTRLQQRKIQYNLEKNAWHDVYVRISSLWNTLGDLKLASTFNSFKATSSNEAALTATADSNAVPASYEIDITQLAKPETVASSSQVSTADNVSLGLPAGKLYINFDDGTSKQRYIDVDSNSTLQSIVEAINIVPPTTSDPGAGDIVTASIVDHKLVITSKTSGSGVSISFSDDASGAITDKLYLTSPTEIQIGQDAQFSVNGLAVTRSKNTVDDVIQGVTLNLKGVTNSPVNLQIASDTQRAIDAVNAFVAQYNSVMDFIATKLGDKGDLQSDPTLMAIQEKLRQLASGIVSGVTGPYKSLQDIGISTGEVVGSGTLTFDRSGKLTINTDKLTAALEKDADAVYQLFYNNSGTGGVAVSFDNYLTFLIKGTGNSTYTKGILVAQEDAAQNIIDDIDDQIARMEDRLAMKEEQLRRQFTAMEQALAALQSQGTWLAGQIAGLGAYQRK from the coding sequence ATGACGGGAAGCCTTTATATTTCCGGCCTGGCTTCAGGGCTGGATACGGATACCCTTATTAAGCAGTTAATGGATATTGAACGAATACCTTTAACCAGGTTACAGCAGCGTAAAATCCAGTATAATCTTGAAAAAAATGCCTGGCATGATGTTTACGTACGCATTTCATCCTTATGGAACACCTTAGGGGATCTCAAACTGGCATCTACTTTTAACAGTTTTAAAGCTACTTCTAGCAACGAGGCTGCTTTAACGGCGACGGCCGACAGCAATGCTGTTCCCGCTAGCTATGAAATAGATATTACGCAACTGGCTAAACCTGAAACAGTAGCGAGTAGTTCTCAAGTCAGTACTGCTGATAATGTTTCTTTAGGCTTACCTGCTGGTAAGCTTTATATTAACTTTGATGATGGCACATCAAAACAAAGATATATTGATGTTGACTCAAACAGTACTTTGCAATCAATTGTTGAAGCGATAAATATTGTTCCTCCAACGACAAGCGATCCGGGTGCAGGTGATATAGTAACCGCCAGTATAGTAGATCACAAACTGGTCATTACCAGCAAAACGAGTGGTTCGGGTGTATCAATTAGCTTTTCTGATGACGCGAGTGGTGCTATAACAGATAAACTATACCTTACTTCTCCAACTGAAATACAAATAGGGCAAGACGCCCAATTTAGTGTAAATGGCTTAGCGGTTACCCGCTCAAAAAATACGGTTGATGATGTTATCCAGGGAGTTACTTTAAATCTAAAGGGTGTTACCAATAGTCCTGTAAACTTGCAAATAGCTAGCGATACTCAAAGAGCAATAGATGCCGTCAATGCTTTTGTAGCCCAATATAACTCCGTGATGGACTTTATTGCCACTAAATTAGGCGATAAAGGTGACCTGCAGAGCGATCCCACCCTGATGGCAATCCAAGAAAAACTCAGACAACTGGCTAGTGGTATAGTAAGTGGGGTAACAGGACCATATAAGAGCCTGCAGGATATAGGGATCAGCACGGGTGAAGTGGTGGGTAGCGGCACATTAACTTTTGACCGCAGTGGAAAATTAACAATTAATACCGATAAATTGACGGCAGCGTTGGAAAAGGATGCCGATGCTGTTTACCAGTTATTCTATAATAATTCGGGTACGGGCGGCGTGGCAGTCAGTTTTGATAATTATTTAACCTTCTTAATTAAAGGTACAGGAAATTCCACTTATACGAAAGGAATTTTGGTTGCCCAGGAAGATGCGGCCCAGAATATTATTGACGATATCGACGACCAGATCGCCCGTATGGAAGATCGGCTGGCCATGAAGGAAGAACAGTTGCGGCGGCAGTTTACGGCCATGGAGCAGGCCCTGGCGGCTTTGCAGAGTCAGGGGACCTGGCTGGCCGGGCAGATTGCTGGCCTGGGGGCCTACCAGCGGAAATAG
- a CDS encoding flagellar protein FlaG, protein MRVEGVDPLILNQVQSQTQKPTVQDAKKINVDSEQEKRRQEGQAGYSQGDLDQSVARLNAATELFNIKLRFKLDHEKGEIYVLVIDAKEGKIIRRIPPENVLKVASQMQQLVGLLLDELI, encoded by the coding sequence GTGCGTGTCGAAGGGGTCGATCCTTTAATCTTAAACCAGGTCCAGAGCCAGACACAGAAACCGACAGTACAGGATGCTAAAAAGATTAACGTGGACAGCGAGCAAGAAAAGCGCCGGCAAGAGGGGCAGGCCGGCTATTCCCAGGGTGATTTGGACCAGTCGGTGGCCAGACTCAACGCAGCCACGGAGCTTTTCAATATTAAACTGCGCTTTAAGCTTGACCACGAGAAGGGCGAAATATATGTTTTGGTGATTGATGCCAAAGAAGGCAAAATTATCCGCCGCATTCCACCGGAAAACGTCCTGAAAGTGGCCAGCCAGATGCAGCAGCTGGTGGGATTACTTCTGGATGAGCTGATATAG
- the fliI gene encoding flagellar protein export ATPase FliI: MSLAPDLTTYRQRLATASLWRRGGKVTRVTGLTIEARGLKAAVGELCHIYNNGAAPVVAEVVGFREEVTLLMPLGELEGIGPGCRVMAAGHGHRIPVGRGLMGRVLDGLGRPLDGMPLVGGDLQPVNNRPPHPLARRRIKEILATGIKAIDALLTCGCGQRVGIFAGSGVGKSTLLGMIARHSTADINVIALIGERGREVRDFIEGDLGPEGLARSVVVVATSDQPALVRIKGAFTATAIAEYFRDQGQNVLLMMDSLTRFAIAQREIGLAIGEPPATRGYTPSVFASLPRLVERAGNGAKGSITGLYTVLVEGDDMNEPVADTVRGLLDGHIVLSRKLAARNHYPAIDVLQSISRLMPEITSRDQQDKAGYLRDLLAAYQEAADLIEIGAYQQGSNPRVDAALQYYVAIQAFLRQGVDEYYDFNATLAGLSSIFT, encoded by the coding sequence GTGAGCCTGGCCCCCGACCTCACTACCTACCGGCAACGCCTGGCAACAGCCAGCCTCTGGCGCCGGGGGGGTAAAGTTACCAGGGTGACTGGCTTAACTATTGAAGCCCGGGGCCTCAAGGCTGCCGTAGGCGAACTTTGCCATATTTATAACAACGGTGCGGCGCCTGTTGTGGCCGAGGTGGTCGGTTTCCGGGAAGAAGTGACCCTCCTCATGCCCCTGGGAGAACTGGAGGGTATTGGACCCGGCTGCCGGGTGATGGCGGCCGGCCATGGGCACCGCATCCCGGTGGGACGGGGGCTGATGGGCCGGGTCCTGGACGGTCTCGGGCGGCCGCTGGATGGAATGCCCCTCGTAGGAGGCGATCTCCAGCCGGTCAACAACCGTCCCCCTCATCCCCTGGCACGGCGGCGGATTAAAGAAATCCTGGCCACCGGGATCAAGGCCATCGACGCCCTCCTCACCTGCGGCTGCGGCCAGCGGGTGGGCATCTTTGCCGGCAGCGGGGTGGGCAAGAGCACCCTCCTGGGGATGATTGCCCGCCACAGCACCGCCGATATCAATGTCATTGCCCTCATTGGCGAGCGGGGCCGGGAGGTGCGGGACTTTATCGAAGGCGACCTGGGGCCGGAAGGCCTGGCGCGCTCCGTGGTAGTGGTCGCTACTTCCGACCAGCCGGCCCTGGTACGCATTAAAGGAGCCTTTACAGCGACGGCCATTGCCGAGTATTTCCGCGACCAGGGGCAAAACGTCCTCTTGATGATGGACTCCCTCACCCGCTTTGCCATTGCCCAGCGGGAAATAGGCCTGGCCATTGGCGAGCCGCCGGCTACCAGGGGATATACCCCTTCCGTCTTTGCTTCCTTGCCCCGGCTGGTGGAAAGGGCTGGCAACGGTGCTAAAGGTTCCATTACCGGCCTGTACACGGTGCTGGTGGAGGGCGATGATATGAACGAGCCGGTGGCCGACACCGTGCGCGGTCTCCTGGACGGCCACATCGTCCTCTCCCGGAAACTGGCGGCCCGCAATCATTACCCGGCCATTGACGTCCTGCAGAGCATCAGCCGCCTTATGCCGGAGATTACCTCCAGGGACCAGCAGGATAAGGCGGGATACTTGCGGGATCTGCTGGCTGCGTACCAGGAGGCGGCTGATTTAATTGAGATTGGCGCCTACCAGCAGGGCTCAAACCCGCGGGTAGACGCGGCGTTGCAATATTATGTTGCCATCCAGGCCTTCCTGCGCCAGGGCGTAGATGAATACTATGATTTTAACGCCACCCTGGCCGGGTTATCATCCATATTTACTTAA
- the fliJ gene encoding flagellar export protein FliJ, which produces MAGFRFSLEKVRSYKASQEEQLKLQLAAARRHQEEEEKRLEHYRQLRAGCTAIQGALAVDDLLREVALLEALDSCITSQQEKVARARLVVREKCDQVQVAMQERKALDRLRDRQLAIYQYNLAREEQKQIDEAAGSRCHRRSGE; this is translated from the coding sequence GTGGCTGGTTTCCGCTTTTCCCTGGAAAAGGTACGCTCCTACAAGGCCTCCCAGGAGGAACAACTTAAACTGCAACTGGCCGCGGCCCGCCGCCACCAGGAAGAAGAAGAGAAGCGCCTGGAACATTACCGGCAGCTACGGGCTGGCTGTACAGCCATCCAGGGGGCGTTAGCGGTAGACGATTTGCTCCGGGAAGTAGCCCTGCTGGAAGCCCTGGACAGCTGTATTACCAGCCAGCAGGAAAAGGTGGCCCGGGCCCGGCTGGTAGTGAGGGAGAAATGCGACCAGGTGCAGGTGGCCATGCAGGAGCGGAAAGCCCTGGACCGCCTGCGCGACCGCCAGCTGGCCATCTACCAGTACAACCTGGCCCGGGAGGAACAAAAGCAAATAGATGAGGCAGCAGGCAGCCGTTGCCACCGCCGCTCAGGTGAATAA
- the flgB gene encoding flagellar basal body rod protein FlgB gives MFMTPAIYVLEKALDTATLRQRVIAHNIANVNTPGFKRYEVSFEEKLSQALGLEPGLPLYRTNPYHLPAAGSDLTPEVNQDNSTSMRQDGNNVDIDREMVDLAQNSLNFNFATQQLNGRLAMLRYVINEGRR, from the coding sequence ATGTTTATGACGCCGGCTATCTATGTCCTGGAAAAGGCCCTGGATACGGCAACTTTGCGTCAGCGGGTTATTGCCCACAATATTGCCAATGTCAATACCCCCGGCTTCAAGCGCTACGAAGTTTCCTTTGAAGAGAAACTCAGCCAGGCTCTGGGATTAGAGCCTGGTCTGCCCCTGTATCGTACTAATCCCTATCACCTGCCGGCAGCAGGTTCAGATCTTACCCCGGAGGTTAACCAGGATAACAGTACTAGCATGCGCCAGGACGGCAATAACGTGGATATCGACCGGGAGATGGTCGACCTGGCCCAGAACAGCTTGAACTTTAATTTTGCCACCCAGCAGCTAAACGGCCGGCTGGCTATGCTGCGCTATGTGATCAATGAAGGCAGGCGCTAA
- the fliS gene encoding flagellar export chaperone FliS, with product MAVNNPYQAYQQNQVQTLSQEKLVLMLYDGALRFCRQGLAAMEKKDYAGVSNNLGRVQDILSELMVTLNRDVGEIAENLYKLYDFMYRHLVQANVKKSATMINEVIDLLQQLRDTWEEATRIYQTHDYRTRIGMNWQG from the coding sequence ATGGCTGTCAACAACCCCTATCAGGCCTACCAGCAAAACCAGGTCCAGACCCTGTCCCAGGAAAAGCTGGTGCTGATGCTTTATGATGGAGCCTTGCGCTTTTGTCGCCAGGGGCTGGCTGCTATGGAAAAAAAGGATTATGCCGGAGTAAGCAATAACCTGGGCCGGGTCCAGGATATCCTGAGTGAACTGATGGTGACCTTAAACAGAGATGTGGGAGAAATTGCGGAAAATCTTTATAAGCTATACGACTTCATGTACCGTCATCTGGTCCAGGCCAATGTAAAAAAGAGCGCAACTATGATTAATGAAGTAATTGACCTGTTACAGCAGCTACGCGACACCTGGGAAGAAGCAACAAGAATTTACCAGACCCACGATTATCGCACCAGAATAGGGATGAACTGGCAGGGCTAA
- the fliE gene encoding flagellar hook-basal body complex protein FliE: protein MLLTPVSLLIPAPLQDSQQSRLIPQGTEAVARSFGEVLREKLGEINTLQQQADALTQEYLAGKIEDVHQVMLALEQANLSLQLAMQVRNKAIEAYQEISRMQV from the coding sequence ATGCTTCTTACACCGGTTTCCCTGTTAATACCGGCTCCCCTCCAGGATAGCCAGCAATCCCGGCTCATCCCCCAGGGTACAGAAGCCGTAGCCAGGTCTTTTGGTGAAGTCCTGCGGGAAAAACTGGGGGAAATCAACACCCTGCAACAGCAAGCCGATGCCCTCACCCAGGAGTACCTGGCCGGTAAAATAGAGGACGTCCACCAGGTCATGCTGGCCCTGGAGCAGGCTAACCTTTCCCTCCAGCTGGCCATGCAGGTGCGCAATAAGGCCATTGAGGCTTACCAGGAAATCTCCCGCATGCAGGTTTAG
- a CDS encoding AbrB/MazE/SpoVT family DNA-binding domain-containing protein has product MSKQVEITKLSSRGQVVIPKEIRQQLGWETGDHVAVEVQGDMVILRRLQLESFREARHQQVRMSLIK; this is encoded by the coding sequence ATGAGTAAGCAGGTTGAAATAACAAAACTATCAAGCCGGGGGCAAGTAGTAATTCCTAAAGAAATCCGGCAACAACTGGGATGGGAAACGGGCGATCATGTAGCCGTGGAAGTGCAGGGGGATATGGTCATCCTGCGGCGCCTGCAGCTAGAAAGTTTCCGGGAGGCTAGGCACCAGCAGGTCAGGATGAGTTTAATCAAGTAG
- the fliF gene encoding flagellar basal-body MS-ring/collar protein FliF — MKVKDILDRIKNFWQGLTPGRRSALMAISIAALLGGAFLAQWLLKPQYALLFTNLQQRDAAAVVEKLKEMKVPYQLAGEGTTILVPKDQLYQLRLDLASAGVLNSGQGFELFDQNKLGMTDFERNLDYQRALQGELQRTIVAMNEVEDARVHLVIPQPSVFLQEQQPPSAAVMLKLKPLARLKPEQVKGIMELVAASVAGLKLENIRVIDMYGNVLSDGLAGSETAPLTQKQQTQMELKRQYERDLEQRLQAMLTQILGPGKAVAMVTADLNFDQQEIKQTVWGKEGALRSEQIKTEQGTTGGTGGPAGTPPNTQPPVYQAINPTTGNYNKSDTVHNYELDQTQTHTIVAPGQVRRLSTAVAVNGPVSPDMNNQIQQIVSAAVGYNPARGDQITVTSMAFDNSLQQQMAAEMEARQQRQQVLQQYLLWGAAGLGALLLMGVLIILLLRRRRQKALQARLPGEALLAGMQAGVLVEPLVVQPVEPVDVEKERQEAERKAKLERLKEIIRQRPEDAALLIKAWLAED, encoded by the coding sequence ATGAAGGTTAAAGATATACTGGACAGGATAAAAAATTTCTGGCAGGGTTTAACCCCCGGGCGGCGTTCGGCCCTCATGGCTATAAGTATAGCCGCCCTGCTGGGGGGCGCCTTCCTGGCGCAGTGGCTGCTAAAGCCCCAGTACGCACTCCTGTTTACCAACCTGCAGCAGCGGGACGCGGCAGCGGTGGTAGAAAAGTTAAAGGAAATGAAGGTGCCCTACCAGCTGGCGGGCGAGGGGACGACCATCCTGGTACCCAAGGACCAGCTCTACCAGCTGCGCCTGGACCTGGCCAGCGCCGGGGTTTTAAACAGCGGCCAGGGATTTGAACTCTTTGACCAGAACAAGCTGGGCATGACCGATTTTGAACGCAACCTGGATTACCAGCGCGCCCTGCAGGGAGAGCTGCAGCGCACGATTGTGGCCATGAATGAAGTGGAAGACGCCCGGGTGCACCTGGTCATCCCCCAGCCCAGTGTCTTTTTACAGGAACAGCAGCCGCCCTCTGCGGCGGTAATGCTGAAACTAAAACCCCTGGCGCGGCTGAAGCCGGAACAGGTCAAGGGCATCATGGAGCTGGTGGCTGCCAGTGTAGCGGGTCTCAAGCTCGAGAATATCCGCGTCATTGATATGTACGGCAACGTCTTGAGCGACGGCCTGGCCGGCAGCGAGACGGCGCCTTTAACCCAGAAGCAGCAAACCCAGATGGAATTAAAAAGGCAGTATGAAAGGGACCTGGAACAGAGGCTCCAGGCCATGTTGACCCAGATCCTGGGTCCAGGGAAAGCCGTGGCCATGGTCACTGCCGACCTGAACTTCGACCAGCAGGAAATTAAGCAGACGGTCTGGGGCAAGGAAGGCGCCTTGAGGAGCGAGCAAATTAAAACTGAGCAGGGCACTACCGGTGGCACCGGTGGACCGGCAGGGACGCCGCCCAATACCCAACCTCCTGTATACCAGGCGATTAACCCTACCACTGGAAATTATAATAAATCCGATACAGTTCATAACTATGAGCTGGACCAGACCCAGACCCATACCATCGTGGCTCCCGGCCAGGTAAGACGGCTTTCTACGGCGGTGGCTGTTAACGGTCCGGTGAGCCCGGATATGAACAACCAGATCCAGCAGATTGTCAGTGCTGCCGTGGGTTACAACCCGGCCCGGGGCGACCAGATTACCGTTACCAGTATGGCTTTTGACAATTCCCTGCAGCAGCAGATGGCGGCCGAAATGGAGGCCCGGCAGCAGCGCCAGCAGGTGCTCCAGCAGTACCTCCTCTGGGGAGCAGCAGGGCTGGGGGCCTTGCTCTTAATGGGGGTGTTAATCATACTCCTGTTACGCCGCCGGCGGCAGAAAGCTTTACAAGCGCGGCTGCCCGGCGAGGCTTTACTGGCCGGTATGCAGGCTGGTGTCCTGGTAGAACCCTTGGTAGTTCAGCCGGTAGAACCGGTGGATGTGGAAAAAGAACGCCAGGAAGCTGAACGCAAGGCCAAACTGGAGCGCTTGAAGGAGATCATCCGCCAGCGGCCGGAGGATGCAGCCTTACTAATCAAGGCCTGGCTGGCTGAGGATTAG
- the flgC gene encoding flagellar basal body rod protein FlgC, whose protein sequence is MELLPALAISASGLTAERLRLDLIANNLANINTTRTPRGGPYRRQVPVFAEKLREALGQSPGQAPGRGVEVAAIVEDNTPPRLVYDPSHPDADPNGYVALPNINIVTEMVDMITATRAYEANVTVLNAAKAMTLKALEIGR, encoded by the coding sequence GTGGAACTGTTGCCAGCCCTGGCCATCAGCGCTTCTGGCCTTACGGCTGAGCGCCTGCGCCTGGATCTCATTGCCAACAATCTGGCTAATATCAATACCACCAGGACACCCCGGGGCGGCCCCTACCGGCGGCAGGTACCCGTTTTTGCGGAGAAGCTGCGGGAAGCCCTGGGACAATCACCGGGACAGGCCCCTGGCAGGGGCGTGGAGGTGGCGGCCATTGTGGAGGATAATACGCCGCCCCGCCTGGTATATGACCCTTCTCACCCTGATGCTGACCCTAACGGCTATGTGGCTTTACCAAATATTAATATCGTTACCGAAATGGTAGATATGATAACCGCCACCAGGGCCTATGAGGCCAACGTCACCGTCCTGAATGCGGCCAAGGCCATGACCCTGAAGGCCCTGGAGATCGGGCGTTAG
- the fliG gene encoding flagellar motor switch protein FliG: protein MARQKALSGLEKAAIFLISIGPELSSLILKQMAQEDIERITYQIANTTSIDPATMQQIVDEFLQLSDAHMFILQGGMKYAREVLEKTLGPARAAEIIKKLLATSKIRPFNMIRKADPKQLVNFIYNEHPQTIALILAYLEPEQAAVVLGALPDQLQADVAKRIALMERASPETLRELESIMEQRLSSLVEQDFAVAGGLKSLVDILNRADRSTERTILESLEQDDPELADEIRKRMFVFEDILTLDDNSIRRVLREVDLKDLALALKAASEEVANRIYRNLSKRAGEMLKEDIEYMGPARLRDVEEAQQRIVQIIRRLDEAGEIIIARGGEDAIVV from the coding sequence TTGGCGAGGCAGAAGGCCCTTTCCGGCCTGGAAAAGGCAGCGATTTTTTTGATCAGCATTGGGCCGGAGTTATCATCGTTAATTTTAAAACAAATGGCCCAGGAAGATATCGAGCGCATTACTTACCAGATTGCTAACACTACCTCCATTGACCCGGCAACCATGCAGCAGATCGTCGATGAGTTCCTGCAGCTCAGCGATGCCCATATGTTCATCCTCCAGGGAGGCATGAAGTATGCCCGCGAGGTGCTGGAAAAAACCCTGGGGCCGGCACGGGCGGCGGAAATTATTAAAAAACTCCTGGCCACTTCCAAAATCCGACCTTTTAATATGATCCGCAAGGCCGATCCCAAGCAGCTTGTGAACTTTATTTATAACGAGCATCCCCAGACTATAGCCCTGATCCTGGCCTACCTGGAACCGGAGCAGGCAGCGGTAGTCCTGGGGGCGCTGCCAGACCAGTTACAGGCCGATGTAGCCAAAAGGATTGCCCTCATGGAGCGGGCTTCCCCGGAGACATTGCGGGAACTGGAGAGCATCATGGAACAGCGTTTATCCTCCCTGGTGGAGCAGGATTTTGCCGTTGCCGGTGGTTTAAAAAGCCTGGTGGACATCTTGAACCGGGCCGACCGCAGCACCGAGCGGACCATCCTGGAATCCCTGGAACAGGATGACCCGGAACTGGCCGACGAGATCCGCAAGCGCATGTTTGTCTTTGAAGACATCCTGACCCTGGATGATAACTCCATCCGCCGCGTCCTCAGGGAAGTCGACCTCAAAGATCTGGCCCTGGCCCTCAAGGCGGCCAGCGAGGAGGTGGCCAACCGCATTTACCGCAACCTCTCCAAGCGGGCTGGCGAGATGCTCAAAGAGGATATCGAGTATATGGGCCCGGCGCGCCTCCGGGATGTGGAAGAAGCCCAGCAGCGCATTGTCCAGATTATCCGCCGCCTGGACGAAGCCGGTGAGATTATCATCGCCCGGGGAGGCGAAGACGCCATTGTTGTCTAG
- a CDS encoding FliH/SctL family protein, with the protein MLSRILKKAGSGWGERVIPLRPVQVAAAIEYTGEEAGKPEARDEMEANAAREVTAAREEAAAILEQARREAAAIKEAALEERQKALEEGRASGEARGYQEGLARAEGEAERIRREAEAAREEARQVLAEAQRAYQETISAAEGEIIELALAIASKIIGQEIELRPDLVLEIARQAIRQVAEGQNYIIYASPEAAGTIRQRRAELLAEAAPGARLQVIADAGFKAGDCRVETENGFVDASVDSQLEELKKILRVDARATHTAPDFLSGTGAASSHSFPTSDFQPPTSVLAGGRP; encoded by the coding sequence TTGTTGTCTAGGATACTAAAAAAAGCTGGATCAGGTTGGGGCGAAAGGGTGATCCCCCTGCGCCCCGTGCAGGTGGCAGCGGCTATAGAATATACCGGAGAGGAGGCCGGCAAGCCGGAAGCCCGGGACGAAATGGAAGCTAATGCCGCGCGGGAAGTGACTGCCGCCCGGGAAGAGGCTGCCGCCATCCTGGAGCAGGCCCGCCGGGAGGCGGCGGCTATCAAAGAGGCAGCCCTGGAGGAGAGGCAGAAAGCCCTGGAAGAGGGCCGTGCTTCCGGGGAGGCGCGGGGCTACCAGGAAGGCCTGGCCCGGGCCGAGGGGGAAGCTGAGCGTATTCGCCGGGAGGCTGAAGCCGCCCGGGAAGAAGCCCGGCAGGTCCTGGCCGAGGCGCAGAGGGCTTACCAGGAGACGATTAGCGCCGCTGAAGGTGAAATTATCGAACTGGCCCTGGCCATTGCCAGCAAAATAATAGGCCAGGAAATAGAACTGCGACCGGACCTGGTGTTAGAAATCGCCCGCCAGGCCATCCGCCAGGTGGCCGAGGGGCAAAATTACATAATTTACGCTTCCCCGGAGGCAGCCGGGACTATCCGCCAGCGCCGCGCCGAACTCCTGGCAGAAGCAGCGCCGGGAGCGCGGCTCCAGGTAATTGCTGACGCGGGTTTTAAGGCCGGGGACTGCCGGGTTGAGACGGAAAATGGCTTTGTTGACGCCAGCGTCGACAGCCAGCTGGAAGAACTGAAAAAGATCCTCAGGGTAGACGCCCGTGCTACACATACAGCGCCGGACTTTCTATCTGGAACTGGCGCAGCCAGTTCCCACAGTTTTCCGACCTCCGACTTCCAGCCTCCAACTTCTGTTTTGGCAGGTGGTCGGCCGTGA